From Chryseobacterium camelliae:
AATGATTAACGAGGTTAATGTCCTGTCTTCTGCTACGGGAAGTAGGTCTGATCATTGCTCAGGGTTGATGGCTTAGAAGGAAAGCTGCGGCCAGCACAAAAAGTCAATTTTGTGTTATTAATACTTCGGATCATGAAAATTTGTATTTTTACCAAAATCATTTGCTCAGCAAGAAATGGTATATGCCATGGCATCAATCCCCAACATCAAAACTTATCATTTTCTGCCCTATAAGTACGGCTCCGAACTGTTAATCGATATCGGGCGCATTGAAACATTAAAAAATTATGTTTTAGACAGTACATCGCACCAACTTAGCTTTTATGAAATCATTTTTATCCAGGAAGGTTCAGGAACCTTTATACAGGACGAAAATAAAATATCAATACATCCACAAGTTATTATTTTCACCAGTCCCGGTCAGGTCCGCCGCTGGGAAATTGAGGATAAGGTAAAAGGTTATACTTTGTTCTTTGAAAAAGATTTTCTCCATCTTTTTTTTTCGGACGAACTATTTCTGTACCGTTTTCAGTACTTCCATCAGTATTCACATCCTGCCAAAATGGAAATCTGCAAAACTTCATTTGGGAAATGTCTGGAACTTTTACATGAAATAGAACAGGAATTCAAGCAGATTCAGAATGACAGCAATCATTTGATCAGGTCACTTTTATACCAGCTGCTTATCGTCCTTAACCGTTATTACGCTGAGATTTACTCTGTCCAACGGGATACCTATGTCCATCCGGATTTCTACAGATTCCGTTCTTTACTGGAAAAGAGATTCCTGCGGGACCAAACCGTTGAGGCTTATTCCAGAATGCTTAACGTAAGCCCGGGATTCCTCAATAAGATATGCCGGCAATTCAGTGGATTATCGGCACAGCAAATGATCCATTATAAGCTGATATCCGAAATAAAGAAACAGCTGCATCAAAATAAATCTGCAAAAGAGATCAGCTATGAACTCGGGTTCTCAGATCCATCCAATTTTAACCGCTTTTTCAAAAAATTCACCCATACAACTCCCCAACAGTACCGAAAAAATATAAAATGACAATTCTAAAGATAAAATGACCTTTTTGCAGGGCATATCTGTTCCTAATTTTACGAAAAAAAGGAAATATGATAAAATCTACAAGGCTTAGTCTTTTATTTTTCGTGATGAACCTGCTCTGGTTAAAGGCAGAACAATTATATGTTAATCCCCGGACCGGAAACGACACCCATTCAGGTGTAAAAGCACAGCCATTAAAAACCCTTTCAGAGGCAGCGAGGCGTGTTAACCTGAATAAAGAACAGGGAGCGACCACGATCATCCTTTCAGAGGGCATCCATCTGCTCACCCAGACAGTCCTGTTTAACAATGATAAGTACAGCTTTACGAATCGTCT
This genomic window contains:
- a CDS encoding helix-turn-helix domain-containing protein, whose product is MASIPNIKTYHFLPYKYGSELLIDIGRIETLKNYVLDSTSHQLSFYEIIFIQEGSGTFIQDENKISIHPQVIIFTSPGQVRRWEIEDKVKGYTLFFEKDFLHLFFSDELFLYRFQYFHQYSHPAKMEICKTSFGKCLELLHEIEQEFKQIQNDSNHLIRSLLYQLLIVLNRYYAEIYSVQRDTYVHPDFYRFRSLLEKRFLRDQTVEAYSRMLNVSPGFLNKICRQFSGLSAQQMIHYKLISEIKKQLHQNKSAKEISYELGFSDPSNFNRFFKKFTHTTPQQYRKNIK